One Xyrauchen texanus isolate HMW12.3.18 chromosome 34, RBS_HiC_50CHRs, whole genome shotgun sequence genomic window carries:
- the LOC127627833 gene encoding gastrula zinc finger protein XlCGF8.2DB-like isoform X4, producing MEVIKEESENMSDPEYCRIKIEDTEEQTGLLELNEMEEKKHQYQKPNNFPTGEKSFSCLQTDKQFVTCPQYGDTFKQNVDLKKHQRVHTGKNIHSCTECGKSFRYQKNLKDHIRNHTGAKPFTCPQCGKSFKNKGILTKHMRIHTGEKPFTCPQCGKSFARKEQLQIHIRFHTGEKPFTCSQCGKSFKEKGGLNKHLRIHTEEKPFTCTECGKCFKQKEILMKHIRIHTGEKPFSCPQCGNSFTRKEQLQIHIRFHTGEKPFTCSQCGKSFKQKVVLNKHIRIHTGEKPFMCTECGKSFRYQSNLKVHIRIHTGEKPFTCPQCGKSFPRNDHLQIHIRLHTGVMPFTCHQCGKSFRYKRSLNDHQRIHSGEK from the exons GttattaaagaggagagtgaGAACATGAGTGATCCAGAATACTGCAGAATTAAAATAGAAGATACTGAAGAACAAACAG GACTGTTGGAACTAAATGAAATGGAGGAGaaaaaacatcagtatcagaaacCAAATAATTTCCCAACTGGAGAAAAATCCTTTAGTTGCTTACAGACTGACAAACAATTTGTCACATGCCCCCAGTATGGAGATACTTTCAAACAAAATGTAGATCTTAAAAAACACCAAAGAGTCCACACAGGAAAGAATATTCACTCATGCACTGAGTGCGGAAAGAGCTTCAGATATCAGAAAAACCTTAAGGATCACATAAGAAATCACACTGGAGCAAAGCCTTTTACatgtcctcagtgtggaaagagtttcaaaaaTAAAGGAATTCTTACTaaacacatgagaattcacactggagaaaagcctttcacatgtcctcagtgtggaaaaagttttgccCGTAAAGAACAACTTCAGATTCACATAAGAttccacactggagaaaagcctttcacctgctctcagtgtgggaaAAGTTTCAAAGAAAAAGGAGGTCTAAATAAACACCTTAGAATTCACACTGAAGAGAAGCCGTTTACATGCACTGAGTGTGgcaaatgtttcaaacaaaaagAAATTCTTATGAAACACATacgaattcacactggagaaaagcctttttcatgccctcagtgtggaaacaGTTTCACCCGTAAAGAACAACTTCAGATTCACATAAGattccacactggagagaagcctttcacctgctctcagtgtggaaaaagttttaaaCAAAAAGTAGTTCTTAATAAACACattagaattcacactggagaaaagcctttcatGTGCACTGAGTGCGGAAAGAGCTTCAGATATCAATCAAACCTTAAGGTgcacataagaattcacactggagaaaagccttttacatgtcctcagtgtggaaagagtttccccCGTAATGACCATCTTCAGATTCACATAAGATTACACACCGGAGTGATGCCtttcacgtgccatcagtgtggaaagagcttCAGATACAAAAGAAGTCTCAATGATCATCAGCGCATCCATTCTGGAGAAAAGTAA
- the LOC127627833 gene encoding gastrula zinc finger protein XlCGF8.2DB-like isoform X2, translating into MEVIKEESENMSDPEYCRIKIEDTEEQTGLLELNEMEEKKHQYQKPNNFPTGEKSFSCLQTDKQFVTCPQYGDTFKQNVDLKKHQRVHTGKNIHSCTECGKSFRYQKNLKDHIRNHTGAKPFTCPQCGKSFKNKGILTKHMRIHTGEKPFTCPQCGKSFARKEQLQIHIRFHTGEKPFTCSQCGKSFKEKGGLNKHLRIHTEEKPFTCTECGKCFKQKEILMKHIRIHTGEKPFSCPQCGNSFTRKEQLQIHIRFHTGEKPFTCSQCGKSFKQKVVLNKHIRIHTGEKPFMCTECGKSFRYQSNLKVHIRIHTGEKPFTCPQCGKSFPRNDHLQIHIRLHTGVMPFTCHQCGKSFRYKRSLNDHQRIHSGEK; encoded by the exons atgGAGGttattaaagaggagagtgaGAACATGAGTGATCCAGAATACTGCAGAATCAAAATCGAAGATACTGAAGAACAAACAG GACTGTTGGAACTAAATGAAATGGAGGAGaaaaaacatcagtatcagaaacCAAATAATTTCCCAACTGGAGAAAAATCCTTTAGTTGCTTACAGACTGACAAACAATTTGTCACATGCCCCCAGTATGGAGATACTTTCAAACAAAATGTAGATCTTAAAAAACACCAAAGAGTCCACACAGGAAAGAATATTCACTCATGCACTGAGTGCGGAAAGAGCTTCAGATATCAGAAAAACCTTAAGGATCACATAAGAAATCACACTGGAGCAAAGCCTTTTACatgtcctcagtgtggaaagagtttcaaaaaTAAAGGAATTCTTACTaaacacatgagaattcacactggagaaaagcctttcacatgtcctcagtgtggaaaaagttttgccCGTAAAGAACAACTTCAGATTCACATAAGAttccacactggagaaaagcctttcacctgctctcagtgtgggaaAAGTTTCAAAGAAAAAGGAGGTCTAAATAAACACCTTAGAATTCACACTGAAGAGAAGCCGTTTACATGCACTGAGTGTGgcaaatgtttcaaacaaaaagAAATTCTTATGAAACACATacgaattcacactggagaaaagcctttttcatgccctcagtgtggaaacaGTTTCACCCGTAAAGAACAACTTCAGATTCACATAAGattccacactggagagaagcctttcacctgctctcagtgtggaaaaagttttaaaCAAAAAGTAGTTCTTAATAAACACattagaattcacactggagaaaagcctttcatGTGCACTGAGTGCGGAAAGAGCTTCAGATATCAATCAAACCTTAAGGTgcacataagaattcacactggagaaaagccttttacatgtcctcagtgtggaaagagtttccccCGTAATGACCATCTTCAGATTCACATAAGATTACACACCGGAGTGATGCCtttcacgtgccatcagtgtggaaagagcttCAGATACAAAAGAAGTCTCAATGATCATCAGCGCATCCATTCTGGAGAAAAGTAA
- the LOC127627833 gene encoding gastrula zinc finger protein XlCGF8.2DB-like isoform X3 produces the protein MEVIKEESENMSDPEQCRIKIEDTEEQTGLLELNEMEEKKHQYQKPNNFPTGEKSFSCLQTDKQFVTCPQYGDTFKQNVDLKKHQRVHTGKNIHSCTECGKSFRYQKNLKDHIRNHTGAKPFTCPQCGKSFKNKGILTKHMRIHTGEKPFTCPQCGKSFARKEQLQIHIRFHTGEKPFTCSQCGKSFKEKGGLNKHLRIHTEEKPFTCTECGKCFKQKEILMKHIRIHTGEKPFSCPQCGNSFTRKEQLQIHIRFHTGEKPFTCSQCGKSFKQKVVLNKHIRIHTGEKPFMCTECGKSFRYQSNLKVHIRIHTGEKPFTCPQCGKSFPRNDHLQIHIRLHTGVMPFTCHQCGKSFRYKRSLNDHQRIHSGEK, from the coding sequence GACTGTTGGAACTAAATGAAATGGAGGAGaaaaaacatcagtatcagaaacCAAATAATTTCCCAACTGGAGAAAAATCCTTTAGTTGCTTACAGACTGACAAACAATTTGTCACATGCCCCCAGTATGGAGATACTTTCAAACAAAATGTAGATCTTAAAAAACACCAAAGAGTCCACACAGGAAAGAATATTCACTCATGCACTGAGTGCGGAAAGAGCTTCAGATATCAGAAAAACCTTAAGGATCACATAAGAAATCACACTGGAGCAAAGCCTTTTACatgtcctcagtgtggaaagagtttcaaaaaTAAAGGAATTCTTACTaaacacatgagaattcacactggagaaaagcctttcacatgtcctcagtgtggaaaaagttttgccCGTAAAGAACAACTTCAGATTCACATAAGAttccacactggagaaaagcctttcacctgctctcagtgtgggaaAAGTTTCAAAGAAAAAGGAGGTCTAAATAAACACCTTAGAATTCACACTGAAGAGAAGCCGTTTACATGCACTGAGTGTGgcaaatgtttcaaacaaaaagAAATTCTTATGAAACACATacgaattcacactggagaaaagcctttttcatgccctcagtgtggaaacaGTTTCACCCGTAAAGAACAACTTCAGATTCACATAAGattccacactggagagaagcctttcacctgctctcagtgtggaaaaagttttaaaCAAAAAGTAGTTCTTAATAAACACattagaattcacactggagaaaagcctttcatGTGCACTGAGTGCGGAAAGAGCTTCAGATATCAATCAAACCTTAAGGTgcacataagaattcacactggagaaaagccttttacatgtcctcagtgtggaaagagtttccccCGTAATGACCATCTTCAGATTCACATAAGATTACACACCGGAGTGATGCCtttcacgtgccatcagtgtggaaagagcttCAGATACAAAAGAAGTCTCAATGATCATCAGCGCATCCATTCTGGAGAAAAGTAA
- the LOC127627833 gene encoding gastrula zinc finger protein XlCGF8.2DB-like isoform X5: MEVIKEESDNMSDPEQCRIKIEDTEEQTGLLELNEMEEKKHQYQKPNNFPTGEKSFSCLQTDKQFVTCPQYGDTFKQNVDLKKHQRVHTGKNIHSCTECGKSFRYQKNLKDHIRNHTGAKPFTCPQCGKSFKNKGILTKHMRIHTGEKPFTCPQCGKSFARKEQLQIHIRFHTGEKPFTCSQCGKSFKEKGGLNKHLRIHTEEKPFTCTECGKCFKQKEILMKHIRIHTGEKPFSCPQCGNSFTRKEQLQIHIRFHTGEKPFTCSQCGKSFKQKVVLNKHIRIHTGEKPFMCTECGKSFRYQSNLKVHIRIHTGEKPFTCPQCGKSFPRNDHLQIHIRLHTGVMPFTCHQCGKSFRYKRSLNDHQRIHSGEK, from the coding sequence GACTGTTGGAACTAAATGAAATGGAGGAGaaaaaacatcagtatcagaaacCAAATAATTTCCCAACTGGAGAAAAATCCTTTAGTTGCTTACAGACTGACAAACAATTTGTCACATGCCCCCAGTATGGAGATACTTTCAAACAAAATGTAGATCTTAAAAAACACCAAAGAGTCCACACAGGAAAGAATATTCACTCATGCACTGAGTGCGGAAAGAGCTTCAGATATCAGAAAAACCTTAAGGATCACATAAGAAATCACACTGGAGCAAAGCCTTTTACatgtcctcagtgtggaaagagtttcaaaaaTAAAGGAATTCTTACTaaacacatgagaattcacactggagaaaagcctttcacatgtcctcagtgtggaaaaagttttgccCGTAAAGAACAACTTCAGATTCACATAAGAttccacactggagaaaagcctttcacctgctctcagtgtgggaaAAGTTTCAAAGAAAAAGGAGGTCTAAATAAACACCTTAGAATTCACACTGAAGAGAAGCCGTTTACATGCACTGAGTGTGgcaaatgtttcaaacaaaaagAAATTCTTATGAAACACATacgaattcacactggagaaaagcctttttcatgccctcagtgtggaaacaGTTTCACCCGTAAAGAACAACTTCAGATTCACATAAGattccacactggagagaagcctttcacctgctctcagtgtggaaaaagttttaaaCAAAAAGTAGTTCTTAATAAACACattagaattcacactggagaaaagcctttcatGTGCACTGAGTGCGGAAAGAGCTTCAGATATCAATCAAACCTTAAGGTgcacataagaattcacactggagaaaagccttttacatgtcctcagtgtggaaagagtttccccCGTAATGACCATCTTCAGATTCACATAAGATTACACACCGGAGTGATGCCtttcacgtgccatcagtgtggaaagagcttCAGATACAAAAGAAGTCTCAATGATCATCAGCGCATCCATTCTGGAGAAAAGTAA